The genome window ttattaacgataGTCATATTCCCAGTCTTCCCCCATGCAGGCATGCACTGGCCAATTGTACGAATTGCTCACCTGTAGTTGACTTGAGGACCAGAAGATCAGGCTTTCCATTGTGTAGTAATGTGAGAATGTGTCTTTGATTGCTATGCCAACATTGCACAATACTGGACAAGGAAAAGATAAACAACGTGTTTGACTTTATAAACTTAAATCGGGTGCTGGATCCTGATATATTATCCAAAGACCAGAAATAGGACAGCACTCCGGTAAATAAACTTAAATTGACATACAGTATGAGCCCTTCTTCAGCGTGCAAGGCAATGGCAATCAATGTCACAACAAGAAGACCTCACAGGTGGGCATATTTCTAAATTCACAGTCAGTATTGGCCCAATCAAGAGatcccagcagagagagagctgtggGGGAAACATGACAATGTAAGAAAAATACATAGTATCACggctcaggctaagacccagttgcagacacaggaggcggatagtacgagtctcagagtttattatagtacaaggggcaggcaaaaggtaagtcaaggcaggcaaaAAGTCCTAATCCAGAGTCAGGCAggatcaggacaggcagaaaggttaGAATTGGAAAGACTAGGAAAACAAAAactagagcacaggaaacacgggaacacgctggtaggacttgatgggacaagacgaactggcaacagacaaacagtatATATGCACAAGGGATAATggggggagatgggagacacctggtgcgGTCTGGAGACAAGCacgaagacaggtgaaacagatcagggtgtgacacagacacacaatacaATTACATTAGGATGTCATTACCAAAGTGTTTGGCCTATTGATAACATACTACAAACAACAAGAAAAATAACATTCCTCATTAAGGCCTGCCGGGGCAAGTGTGCACAAGCGGTCTATCCAATAGGTCTCTCTTTAGAGAAGTAGTTTAtccctatctcctccccttcatggcCTTCACCAATTCAATGCCCATATAACGCAAGGCACTTAGTTCATGATTATGGCTGTTGAAATGCCTGACAACCTTTCAAGAAGTTGTGAAAATGACAAAAGGAACAGGTGTTTACTGATTATTTTGATGTTATATCTCTCATACTTAGTCATGTTGCTGTTATGTCTGTTCCTCAGATGCAACAgttgggaggggaggagagtctGGTCCCTCAGCCTCGTGGGAGTCTACACAAAGCCGGTGCGATAGGATTGGCTACCGTGGTGATGACGGCCATCTTGGTTTTGGAGCCTGAGAGCTTCTTCAGACACGTTGCAGCAGCGATACTCATCCTGACTGTGGGGCCCTCGCTGCATGGAGTGTTTCTCCTCTTAGAGGAATGTCTTCATCATGCAACTACCCGGTGATGGAACTTAACTTCCATACTCATAGTCATACTCATACTCACAAAACATGGTAGCCAAATAAATAGATCAATATTTACATattacctgcctccctctctacctctccttctctcacccctcTATCTACCCAGGTACCGTGGTGGGAGGctgggtcagatggtgacagcctgtgtgggtgtgtatactCTCCTGGGTGTGGGGTTGGCAGTGCTGCTGTTGGGCCTGACCGAGCCACAGCCCTGGAGAGACCAGTGGAGCATGGTGATCTTGGCCTGTGGCCTCTACCCTCTACTCAAAACCCTGGGAGTACTGGTGAGATAACAAGAGCCTGATCTGGAACTCTCACACACAATATGAACCAACACAGGACCCTGTGTGTCTCCAGCAGGGTTGGGGtgaattccatttaaattccattAAATTCAGGATGTACCCTGAAGTTCCAATTCTAGTTATTTTGAATGCTTTACAATGAGGACAATTTGGAATTGGTATTAGTTTTACTGTCTgcattgactggaattgaaatggaattaaaCCCAACCCTGGTCTCAAGGATGGTTTTAATCATCAGTCTGGTGTGGGTCTCCAAACCCTCTCCTTTAAGCCACTAATAACATAGTTTAGCTTCCTGAAGCCAATTATACGGAACGATACTGTAGCTTACATGCTGCTGTAAAATGctgactgtgtgttagtgtgattcTTGTTAGCTCACCAGAGTTGGGGTTTTTGATTGCTCATCATGGTTGTGGTTTCAGTAAATCCCAGTAAATATTTGTATACCAGATTCCCTGCATGTCTGCATGTGAGTAATTCTGGTTATTTCCCggttgttgtttctctctcccataTCCAGGGTCCGTCTGAAGTGGAAGTGTCAGAGATTTGTGAGGAGAGGAAGATGAACGTGGCTCATGGCCTGGCTTGGTCTTTCCACCTGGGCTACCTCAACCTGGTGTTGCCTCGTAAGTAGACTACCATTAGCTCAAACACAAAGAAAATCATAACCTCTGGATTTGATGTTGATTAATCACAACGAACAGTCAGAGAGAAGGCTGTACTTCTTTTTACAGGGGCATTTATTAAGCTTTtttctgtaacgtaacaaatacTGTATCATGTCAGCTGTGTGTATTCGTTTATCTGTATTTTTGTGGTAGGGTTGGAGGGTTCTATATCAGAATTCCGTGCCTCACACACGGCAGGTCCGTTTGAGACCAGGGGTTCCAGAAAGCTCCTAATCCTCCTCCCTCTCAACGCCAACATCGCTCACAAGCTGGAGGATGAAGACACCAACATCCGTTTCTATGACAACCTCCCTAACACAGAGATCGACAGAGCAGGGGTCAGGGGGCGTGTCTACAAGCACAGTGTCTACAGCCTATTGGACGAGAATAGACAGGTAGGTAGGGATTACCTTACAGTCACCTTCTCAAACACTATCCCAAAGTGAAATGCATTACACTGGCACCACCATGTGGTCAAATAGTGAATCAACAGTGAGTGGTTAAAAAGCTCtggaaaatacaaaaataatgtgGAAAAGCCCAACACGTGCACACGTGGCCAAATGTGTGCACAATCTATAAACCCATTTGCAGATTTTTTGGGTTGTTGCACTGAATTGCCTAATCCCAGTAttccctgtttgtgtgtgtgtgtgtcaaatcaaatgttatttgtcacatgtgccgaatgcaacaggtgtagaccttacagtgaaatgcttacttacaagcccttatttgttttatttttgttcaatttaaaaaaaatatattctggaaagtatttactaaaatgaaCTGAAGCAAGATTTTATTTGTTGaacaaattaaaaaaattaaggagcaacaataaaataacagtagcgaggctttatacagggggtaccggtacagagtcaatgtatgtgggcatcagttagtcgaggtaattgaggtaatatgtacatgtaggtagaggtaaagtgacaatgcatagataataaacagagagtagcagcagtgtaaaaatgcgggtgggtggggacaatgcaaaaagtctgggtagccatttgattagctgttcgggagtcttatggcttgggggtagaagctgttaagaagccttttggaactagacttggcgctccggtaccgcttgccgtgcaatagcagagagaacagtctatgactgggattgctggtgtctttgacaatttttggggccttcctctgtcaccgcctggtatagaggtcctggatggcaggaagcttggtcacagtgatgtactgggccatacgcactaccctctgtagtgccttgcggtcggaggccgagctgttgccatagcaggtggtgatgcaaccagtcaggatgctctcgatggtgcagctgtgtaactttttgaggatctgaggacccatgccaaatcttttcagtcttctgacggggaataggtgttgtcatgccctctttacaactgtcttggtgtgtttgtgggagaggttgttatcctggcaccacactgccagatctctgacgtcctccctataggctgtattattgttgtctgtgatcaggtctaccactgttgtgtcgtcggaaaacttaatgatggtgttagagtcgtgcttggccatgcagtcatgtgtgaacagggagtacaggaggggactgagcacgcacccctgaggaggctctgtgttgaggatcagcgtggcagatgtgttaccacctgggggcggcccgtcaggaagtccaggatccagttgcagaaggaggtgtttagtccctgggtccttagcttagtgatgagctttgagggaactatggtgttgaacgctgagctgtagtcaatgaatagcattctcacgtaggagttccttttgtccaggtgggaaagggcagtgtggagttcaatagagattgcatcatctgtggatctgttggagcggtatgcaaattggagtgagtctaaggtttctgggataatggtgttgatgaccagcctttcaaagcacttcatggctacagatgtgagtgctacgggtctgtagtgattaaggcaggttaccttggtgttcttgggcacagggacgatGGTGGTCTGCTTGGAACATGTTGCTATTacggactcggtcagggacaggttgaaaatgtcagtgaagacacttgccagttggtcagcgcatactcAGAGtagacgtcctggtaatccgtctgtcccTGCGGCCTTGGGAATGTTGACCTGTATAAAGGTCTCActtacattggctacggagagcgtgatcacaaagtcgtctggaacagctgatgctctcacgcatttttcagtgttgcttgcctcgaagcgagcatagaagtaatttagctcgtctggtaggcttgtgtcactgggcagctcacgactgtgtcaggatttggccaggattgttccggttttggccactagatgcccccattgtgcttttttgaccctttttgttttcccttgtttccagttattatttgcacctgtgcctcgtttcccttgaatgtatttaaacccttagttttcCTCGCTGTTCCTACCACCTTGTGGATTTACCTTTTGACTTGGAGGATTACCtttttctcttggaattacttttgacgttgtggatttatatttttgcctgaagaactttcctttttactttattaaaaaacagtctcaagtactgctgtgtctgcctcatcttctgggttctgccgactattagtggctcagtttgctaagtgactgtttctcacaccggagacccgagttcgtaaccgggtcctgacagactgtgcttccctttgatgtctgtaatagtttgcaagccctgccacatccgacgaccgtcggagccggtgtagtacgattcaaacttagtcctgtattgatgctttgcctgtttgatggttcgtcagaagGCAtaacaggatttcttataagcgtccggttAAAAATCCCGcttcttgaaagcagcagctatacactttagctcagtgtggatgttgcctgtaatccatggcttctggttggggtatgtacgtacagtcactgtggggacgacgtcatcgatgcacttattgatgaagccagtgactgatgtggtgtattcctcaatgccatcggcaGAATtccgaaacatattccagtctgtgctagcaaaacagtcctgtagcttagcatctgcgtcatttgaccacttccttattgagcgagtcactggtacttcctggtttagtttttgcttgtaagcaggaatcaggaggatagaggtctgtttgttatgtgtgtgtttgtctgtaggCCCATCACTGTGTGGTGGAGTATGCCACCCCTCTGCTGACACTGTATAAGATGTCTCAGGAGAGTAGTGCAGGGTTtggggagagggacaggagagagcagGTGCTGCTGTTCTACAGGACTCTACAGGACATACTGGACCGCTCACTGGAGTGCAGGAACCGCTACGACTCATCCTGCTCAACGGTTAGATGTCTGTCTTTCCGTCCGTTTGTccatctgtccgtctctgtctgtccgtccgtcactctttctgtctctcgtaATATAAGATAGAATGTCCTCCTATGTGCCTAATATTACGACCTATGAACCCTATGTAATTTCTACTTCTTGTAGATGAGCATGAGGATGACCCTCACTTCCTGTCCAAGGCCATTCTGAAGAACCTGGATCAGCAGGAGAAAGAAGAGTTCTATGTTCTCCCTGTCAACCCTCAGCCTGAGGTGGACCACCCACTCATCCCTCCCGCCACGATCTGCATAGATGACATGCACCAAATTGAGCCAATGAGCAGTGTGCCATCACTGATGATCAGTCATGACATGCCACGTACACTCAGGGAACCAGTTGAGAACTCAGACATCCTTTCTCCATATGGTGGGACAGGTGTAAGGAGATAAACACTCACTTAAATtttagtagatgctcttatccagagcaatttacaggagcaattaggattaactgccttgctcaagggcacattgacagatggtCAAATTTTTGTTAGTTTACTATGTTTGTTCGTTTACTATAGTTAAACACGGGATGTTCGGGTTCTCAAtgcaaaaaaaaagtatattattaTACAACAGAATTAGTTAAGGAAATTGAAAACAGTAGAAATACAATATATCCTGAATTGCTTAACTGAATATGAATGCTAGGTAATATATGTCAAGGAATTTAGGTTGCTACTGGTGTGTAGCTGTTTTTTTAAAACAGGATATTGTTAACTGTGTAATACAGTCCTATATTGGCTGTAACATTTAGTGTTGTTTTTCTGTGATCAATTTGTGTGTCATGTATGCAGAACTGATGTAGGCATATAATAACAACCCCGCTTATTCCTCACATTGCCTGCATGTTGTTCTATACTCTCCTAAACACTGTAATTTATCTGTCCGTACTCTGTGTACTCCGCTATGATGGATTTACATTGTTTGCACAGACGGAATGTGCATGCTTGAACCATGGTGTGAAGtaaacagagatagagagagagatcccaTCTTTGCATGCCTGGCCGGGGCTAGGGAGTGAGCTGAGAGCTGAGCCTGGGCTGATCATTCAGAGGAGAACAGAGCCTGAGCCACAAGTTATCAGGCATGTTATCTAGCTATAGTCAGTACCGTAGAAATATAATGAATTGAATGGGCTTGGACgttctaaccctggcaatttgactggtaaactcatgggtacactcacaatggctgcctggtattgagATGTGATCATTTTCATGGTATTTTGGAATGTTCTATCAACTGATGCTGGattgccatggtaatgtagaatgttcattaaAGTAATGCTAACTGATGTGGCacatgcaatggaatgtattttttgtaatgcCAGTTGAATTGACTCAACAAATCACATCACAGATTGAAGGGTACACTTCTTGCTTTTACTTCCTGGCCATGGGTCTAGGTCGAAAACATACAGGTTAAGACAACAAGGTCACACATCTGGGACCAGCACCATTGCTAACTAGCATAGCTGGTCCCATTGTTGCAAAGAGTTATAAaatattatacaacgggtgggtctaatcccgaatgctgattggttaaaaccgcattccagccggtgtctattaccaccggctaaatctatgaccttaaaatgcctatttactcttttccatctgactgcgcaatccactgtctaaTCAGCCCAGCCAAGGAATTTATAAACTTGAACTCCACTATAAAAAGTATCTAGACatgatctcacatttcttttcgactaacatttcgttttcaacagcggagatttgtataataaacctatgtctgtctctccgacatttgcaacattgtttcaatattcaaattcgatctccagctgtcccatagtaatgaacgtgtcaggAGTCGGAACGGGACAGGCAGGCAACGTTTTTCAGACAGTCATAATCAGCAATAAACTGGCATaattttttatggatatatacaaagaaatataAATTGAAAAAAGGTTAAACAaaatgaagtgcagctagtttgcagtctttccagcttcagttcgaagtgattgtgttagttgtgttgctggctagctcctctgaacaacagtgtacTGACGaggagcacattttctatgccaggcgaaatcgcgcaTCATTAGCCCATTGCTTCTAGAAAACAGctttaaacaaatgcaaatgcagctactttgctgttattctggctgcactttttgacgtgactgtaaattggccgtagttggctagctagcaggaaAGGGATAAGAaagttgccagccagtatgacaatggaacatttagaacaaactaCTGGGTcatgtccatagatacagaacaaaaaaactgaatgactgggtctcgtctctagcaaccgaaccgatagaacgaacgaccagccgacTTGGGTAGCAACCGtcgatttgtgtcgggactatatcttgtggaaggatgaaatagtataaataattgaatcaaaaaaaaaaaaaagtacatcaTTATTGAAATATGTTgataacccgttgtataaaagtgataataccttcgaagccggtgtttggaggatatattggcacggcgAAACAAAGTACatatggtgtctgtgtgtgttaggagAGCCTTAGGTCTCTAATCAATCCGTATCATGGATGTTCAGCGTTATAATTTAAAGGCAACGGTCCCGCGTTAGCGAAGACTGCATTCACGGGCAACGCTGCATATGTCTGCTCAATCAAAAATTACCTTTCAATTTCTATCGCACAATCTGCAACCCCTGAGGGGTtgccgtgttgaggatcagcatggcatatgtgttgttacctacccttaacacctgggggcagcccatcaggaagtccaggatccagttgcagagggaggtgtttagtcccaaggtccttagcttagtaatgagctttgagggaactatggtgttgaacgctgagctgtagtcaatgaacagaattcttacataggtgttccttttgtccaggtgggaaagggcaatgtggagtgcaatagagattgcatcatctgtggatctgttagggtggtatgcaaattggagtgggtctagtgtttctgggataatggtgttgatgtgagccatgaccagcctttcaaatcacttcatggctacagacgtgagtgctagggtcggtagtcatttaggcaggttaccttagtgttcttgggcacagggactatggtggtctgcttgaaacaggttggtattacagactcagacagggagagattgaaaatgtcattgaagacacttgccagttggtcagcgcatgctcggagtacacgtcctggtaatccgtctggccctgcgtccTTGTGAATGTTGTTGACCTGATGATAGACCATGCCTGAGCTAGGAAGCAGGTGACTGAGTCTGGGACTGGTCTGGGTGTTCTGGACTGACTTTGAATAGATATGAGCAGTTTCAGAGTGTCTCAACCACTGAATATGCTTGGAGGATAAAACGTTGTGACAGAAATAGGGCACATCAGTGATACATGGTGCATTTGATTAATTTACTTAATTAGGTAAATCATTTGAGAACCTGTGAATACCTGTTCTCAATCTGATGAGGAAGCTGATATCTGtgagcaaacacacacaaacatggacacacgcactcacacacaaacacatgggaAATGCAAGCAGAGTGGCTGTCTGCATCAGCCTAGCCAGACACAGTGGTAAGCCCCACAGACCAACACATATGTGGTTTCCCTTCACTTCCATAGAAAGACAGCAAACTCCCTCTTTACTGGTCTGATGTCATAATGGTAGCCAGATCCTCACATGATCTGGGCAGGGCTGAAGATGATAGGCTGGTGTACAGGTATAGTCACAAAGGGGAAAAGTCCCTTTCTGTGACTCATAACTGAACTGTTTTACAGTCAGACTCCTTCCTGGGGCACAGATCTAGCCATATATTCTGAACAGGTCCAACATGTGAGTTTAAAAATAACACATAAGTCGATATATATAGCATGAGACTTGTTTTTTCATTTCCAATACCCACAACacacactttttattttatttaacccagcaagtcagttaagaacaaattcttatttacaatgacagcctaccccggccaaacccagacgacgctgggcctatTGTGCGCCACCCAATGGActtccaatcacagccagatgtgatacagcctggatttgaaccagggactgtagtgacacctcttgtgctgagatgcagtgccttaggccacTGCGTCACTCAAGAGGGACTATGGAGTTGTTTGCCCAAGAGTTGTTTGGTGAGAAAACATTGACTCTTCCAGATACGCATTCATTTCCCCATGTCTGAAACACTTGTGTGAGTGTTGAAAGGGCCCAGGGTGAGAGggaaacaggaagaggagagCAGGAAGGGAAGATCCAAGGTTCAGGGGAAATCCACTTCCTGCCTGGTCAGTGAGTATCAGGCCATGTGATGTGATTCACCTGTGACTCAGCCCAGGTAAGGCTAGTGGCTAGCGAGTGTTTTCCAGTGTATTCCAGAACCTACAGGTGACATACTTATGAAAGGATTCATCAAAAGGGAATCAAGACAACAATTTTCAATATCCAATACGATCATTTTTATGGGGCTTCCTTTTTAGGCCTAAATTAGGTATCCATAATTCTGTCATCAGTTGAAAATACATTATGAGATCAGAATAATCTTTGTTTGgaacaaaataaaacaatttgTTCTAAATATGAGTAATTGTTCATTTTTATTTTCTTGATAACCTAACAATATACCTGTCTAATAGCATTCATTGCACAGAA of Salvelinus alpinus chromosome 4, SLU_Salpinus.1, whole genome shotgun sequence contains these proteins:
- the LOC139572528 gene encoding LOW QUALITY PROTEIN: stimulator of interferon genes protein-like (The sequence of the model RefSeq protein was modified relative to this genomic sequence to represent the inferred CDS: inserted 1 base in 1 codon) — encoded protein: MQQLGGEESLVPQPRGSLHKAGAIGLATVVMTAILVLEPESFFRHVAAAILILTVGPSLHGVFLLLEECLHHATTRYRGGRLGQMVTACVGVYTLLGVGLAVLLLGLTEPQPWRDQWSMVILACGLYPLLKTLGVLGPSEVEVSEICEERKMNVAHGLAWSFHLGYLNLVLPRLEGSISEFRASHTAGPFETRGSRKLLILLPLNANIAHKLEDEDTNIRFYDNLPNTEIDRAGVRGRVYKHSVYSLLDENRQAHHCVVEYATPLLTLYKMSQESSAGFGERDRREQVLLFYRTLQDILDRSLECRNRYXLILLNDEHEDDPHFLSKAILKNLDQQEKEEFYVLPVNPQPEVDHPLIPPATICIDDMHQIEPMSSVPSLMISHDMPRTLREPVENSDILSPYGGTGVRR